In a genomic window of Salegentibacter salegens:
- a CDS encoding 30S ribosomal protein S16, with translation MPVKLRLQRHGKKGKPFFWIVAADARSKRDGKFLDKLGIYNPNTNPATIELDVDGAVKWLENGAQPTDTARAILSYKGALLKKHLAGGVKKGALTEEEAEKKFEAWLEEKDAKIAAKKDNLTKEQQEARKKALDAEKEVNAKREAEAKEAEAAAAAEAEGAAVTEEGEPEANVEKEVDQETAEEAKTEEKKG, from the coding sequence ATGCCAGTAAAATTAAGATTACAAAGACACGGTAAAAAAGGGAAACCTTTTTTCTGGATCGTAGCCGCAGATGCGCGCTCAAAAAGAGATGGTAAATTCTTAGATAAACTAGGAATCTACAATCCAAACACCAACCCAGCTACTATCGAGTTAGATGTAGACGGAGCGGTAAAATGGTTAGAAAATGGTGCACAGCCAACAGATACAGCTCGTGCTATTCTTTCTTACAAAGGAGCTTTACTTAAAAAACACCTTGCCGGTGGCGTTAAAAAAGGCGCTTTAACTGAAGAAGAAGCTGAGAAGAAATTCGAAGCCTGGTTGGAAGAAAAAGATGCTAAAATCGCTGCTAAGAAAGACAACCTTACCAAAGAACAACAAGAAGCAAGAAAGAAAGCTCTTGATGCTGAAAAAGAGGTGAACGCTAAGCGTGAAGCTGAAGCAAAAGAAGCCGAAGCGGCAGCTGCTGCTGAAGCTGAAGGTGCTGCGGTAACCGAAGAAGGTGAACCAGAGGCTAATGTGGAAAAGGAAGTTGATCAAGAGACTGCCGAAGAAGCAAAAACCGAAGAAAAAAAAGGCTAA
- the rimM gene encoding ribosome maturation factor RimM (Essential for efficient processing of 16S rRNA): MTKDECFFLGKIVGKFSFKGEVLIKLDTDVPEMYLEMESVLIEYNENLVPFFIERSNLQKSTLLRVKFEDIETEQDAEDLIGALTYLPLTMLPDLEDDQFYFHEIIGFEVIDATHGNIGKITSINDSTAQALFEIQKGEKQILIPMNDEFIDKIDKENNTIYLTTPEGLVELYLS; this comes from the coding sequence ATGACTAAAGATGAATGTTTCTTTTTAGGAAAGATCGTTGGTAAATTTAGCTTTAAGGGCGAGGTGCTTATTAAATTAGACACCGATGTTCCCGAAATGTATTTAGAAATGGAATCAGTGCTCATTGAATATAATGAGAACCTGGTTCCATTTTTTATTGAAAGAAGTAACCTGCAAAAAAGCACCTTACTTCGCGTTAAATTTGAAGATATAGAAACCGAGCAGGATGCCGAAGACCTTATAGGGGCACTCACTTATCTTCCGCTTACTATGCTTCCAGACCTGGAAGACGACCAGTTTTACTTTCATGAAATTATTGGTTTTGAGGTAATAGACGCCACCCACGGCAATATTGGCAAAATCACTTCTATAAATGACAGTACCGCACAGGCTCTTTTTGAAATTCAGAAAGGCGAAAAGCAAATCCTTATCCCCATGAATGATGAGTTTATAGATAAAATAGATAAGGAAAATAACACCATCTATTTAACTACTCCCGAAGGTTTGGTGGAGCTGTATCTTAGTTAG
- the tnpA gene encoding IS200/IS605 family transposase, protein MSYQRKGSHTVSHLTCHVVWVTKYRYKVLRGDIQVRCRDVLIQICEAEGIEILKGVVSSDHVHMHIEYAPKLNVSTILKKLKGRTSRKLQQEFPKLKERYWGQHFWASGYGVRSTGNITDEMVNEYLEHHRRDTNDNSNFILE, encoded by the coding sequence ATGAGTTATCAGCGAAAAGGTTCTCATACTGTTAGTCATTTGACTTGTCATGTTGTTTGGGTGACCAAATATCGATACAAAGTTCTTCGCGGTGATATACAAGTGCGTTGTCGAGATGTTTTAATCCAAATCTGTGAAGCAGAGGGAATAGAAATATTAAAAGGAGTCGTTAGTTCTGATCATGTCCACATGCATATTGAATATGCTCCGAAACTAAATGTAAGCACCATCTTAAAGAAGTTAAAAGGTAGAACTTCCAGAAAACTTCAACAAGAATTTCCCAAACTGAAGGAGCGGTATTGGGGACAACATTTTTGGGCAAGTGGTTATGGAGTTAGGAGTACAGGAAATATCACCGATGAGATGGTTAATGAATATTTGGAACATCATCGTCGAGACACGAATGATAATTCCAATTTCATATTGGAATAG
- a CDS encoding ferritin-like domain-containing protein, whose protein sequence is MRTKEEMGDKLNELLEKSYDAREGFNAASKNAKNRKLQEFFKQKSQEREIFIKELREEIAGYGQVPKEDGSTKGDMHRTWMKLKSSVESDNDEAMLEESLRGEKAALEDYKEITKEKDLPPTLSSKLNRQQQNIQSSINNVKVYEQMFD, encoded by the coding sequence ATGAGAACCAAAGAAGAAATGGGCGATAAGCTCAATGAATTACTTGAAAAAAGTTACGATGCCCGGGAAGGTTTTAATGCTGCTTCTAAAAACGCAAAAAACAGGAAGCTCCAGGAGTTTTTTAAACAGAAGTCACAGGAGCGGGAGATTTTTATAAAGGAATTGAGAGAGGAAATTGCCGGTTATGGGCAAGTGCCTAAAGAAGATGGCAGTACCAAGGGAGATATGCACCGTACCTGGATGAAATTAAAATCTTCTGTAGAAAGTGATAATGATGAAGCTATGTTAGAAGAAAGTCTGCGTGGTGAAAAAGCGGCTTTAGAAGATTACAAAGAAATTACCAAAGAAAAAGATTTACCGCCCACCCTAAGTTCTAAACTTAACAGGCAGCAACAAAATATACAAAGTAGCATTAATAATGTAAAAGTGTACGAACAGATGTTTGATTGA
- the dnaE gene encoding DNA polymerase III subunit alpha — MYLIFDTETTGLPKRWDAPLTDSDNWPRCIQIAWQLHDEMGRLVESQDYLVKPEGFNIPYDAEKVHGISTELAAEEGISLTEMLEKFQEVLNKTKFVVGQNVGFDLNIMGAEFHREAMDNNLQELPVLDTCTEVTAQMCKIPGGRGGKFKLPTLTELHEFLFDEPFGEAHNATADVEATTRCFLELVRQRVFTKEQLDVPADYFENFSEANPQRIELIGLKHINLKKASEEIRKRLQKQQPTEEITTEEIEENLEKLDEVPFAHLHNHSQFSVLQSTISIKDLVNVAAEQNMPAVALTDHANMMGAFHFVKEIGDYNKAIRAKNEEALANNEPAEARELKGIVGCEFFVCENHADKSRKDNGYQVVMLAKNKKGYHNLAKMSSKAYTDGFYYVPRIDKEIIKEYKEDIIVLTGNLYGEVPSKVLNVGENQAEEALLWWKEEFGDDLYIEIMRHDQEDEDRVNTVLVDFAKKHKVNLVATNNTYYCAKGDANAHDILLCIKDGEKQATPIGRGRGYRYGLPNQEYYFKSGEEMKNLFKDLPQAISNVQDVVDKIEPFELARDVLLPAFTIPEAFLVEEDKTDGGKRGENAYLKHLTFVGAKKRYKEITQEIEDRLNFELSVIENTGYPGYFLITEDFIRAAREMDVSVGPGRGSAAGSVVAYCLWITNIDPLKYDLLFERFLNPDRVSMPDIDIDFDDEGRSRVMDYVIEKYGANQVAQIITYGTMAAKSSIRDTARVLDLPLGDADRISKLIPTMSKLGKIFGMDEKELKKKFRSEDLEKVNELLNIAEGDDLEAQTVNQARVLEGSVRNTGIHACGVIITPGDITNYVPVSVAKDSDLYVTQFDNSVVESAGLLKMDFLGLKTLTLIKDTVQIVKGRHNIDLVPDEFPLDDEETYKLFQRGETVGIFQYESPGMQKHMKDLKPTVFDDLIAMNALYRPGPMEYIPSFIARKHGSEEIAYDLPEMEEYLQETYGITVYQEQVMLLSQKLAGFSKGEADVLRKAMGKKIFALLEQLKPKFLDGGEAKGHPRDVLEKIWKDWEAFAAYAFNKSHSTCYAWIAYQTAYLKAHYPAEYMAAVLSNNMNDIKQVTFFMEECKRMKLDVLGPDVNESFYKFSVNKDYAVRFGMGAIKGVGSGAVATIVENRKTESGPYKSIFDMAKRIDLRSANKKAFENLALAGGFDGFGDTHRAQYFHDDGDGITFLEKVIKYAAKFQENENSSQVSLFGEASEVQIPEPVVPPCEEWGTMEKLRREREVVGIYISGHPLDDFRYEMDYFCNSKLGEFNDLERCVNRDLTFGGVISDVQHRVSKMGKGWAMFSVEDYTDTYEFRMFGEEYLKFRHFLVPNSFVHIKIFVKEGWTNKETGKKGDPRIQFNNIYLLHDVMDQFAKKLTIQLDIADLHEEKINWFKDVFRTHRGDHKLNFVVYEMKEQVKLHMPSKKQKVKISQELLHTLEDEQVMYKLN; from the coding sequence ATGTACCTTATTTTTGATACCGAAACTACCGGTCTTCCCAAACGTTGGGACGCTCCTTTAACCGATTCTGATAACTGGCCAAGATGTATTCAAATTGCCTGGCAGTTGCACGATGAAATGGGGCGACTTGTAGAAAGTCAGGATTATCTGGTAAAGCCTGAAGGTTTTAATATTCCTTATGATGCCGAGAAAGTGCACGGAATCTCTACCGAGCTTGCTGCTGAAGAAGGAATTTCCTTAACTGAAATGCTTGAGAAATTTCAGGAAGTGCTGAATAAAACCAAGTTTGTAGTAGGACAAAATGTGGGTTTTGACCTGAATATTATGGGTGCCGAATTCCATAGAGAAGCGATGGATAATAACCTCCAGGAATTACCTGTTTTGGATACCTGTACCGAAGTGACCGCCCAAATGTGTAAAATTCCCGGTGGGCGTGGCGGTAAATTTAAATTACCTACCCTAACCGAATTACACGAATTTTTATTCGATGAGCCTTTTGGAGAAGCCCACAACGCCACTGCAGATGTGGAAGCGACTACACGTTGTTTTTTGGAATTGGTGCGTCAAAGAGTTTTTACGAAAGAGCAGCTGGATGTACCTGCAGATTATTTTGAGAATTTTTCAGAAGCGAATCCGCAGCGAATAGAACTTATTGGTTTAAAACACATAAACCTTAAAAAAGCTTCAGAAGAAATTAGAAAAAGACTTCAGAAGCAACAACCTACCGAAGAAATTACCACCGAAGAAATCGAGGAAAACCTCGAAAAACTGGATGAGGTTCCTTTTGCACATTTGCATAACCACTCGCAGTTTTCGGTATTGCAATCTACCATTAGCATAAAAGACCTGGTTAATGTAGCTGCAGAACAAAATATGCCTGCTGTAGCGCTTACAGACCATGCAAATATGATGGGTGCTTTCCATTTTGTGAAGGAAATAGGCGATTATAATAAAGCGATTAGAGCAAAAAATGAAGAGGCACTTGCCAATAATGAGCCGGCAGAAGCCAGGGAGTTAAAAGGTATTGTAGGTTGCGAATTCTTTGTTTGTGAAAATCATGCCGATAAATCCCGAAAAGATAATGGCTACCAGGTAGTGATGTTGGCCAAGAACAAAAAAGGCTATCATAATCTGGCAAAAATGTCTTCAAAAGCCTATACCGATGGGTTTTATTATGTGCCGCGAATTGACAAAGAGATTATAAAGGAATACAAAGAAGACATTATTGTGCTTACCGGTAACCTTTACGGAGAAGTGCCGAGTAAAGTTTTAAATGTGGGAGAAAACCAGGCCGAAGAAGCTTTACTTTGGTGGAAAGAAGAATTTGGTGATGATCTTTATATCGAGATTATGCGCCACGACCAGGAAGATGAAGACCGGGTAAATACTGTTTTAGTCGATTTTGCCAAAAAACATAAAGTAAACCTGGTGGCTACCAACAATACCTATTATTGCGCTAAAGGAGATGCCAATGCCCACGATATTTTATTGTGTATAAAAGACGGTGAAAAACAGGCGACTCCAATTGGCCGGGGTCGTGGTTATCGTTATGGTTTGCCAAACCAGGAATATTATTTTAAGAGCGGGGAGGAGATGAAAAATCTCTTTAAAGACCTGCCACAAGCCATTAGTAACGTGCAGGACGTGGTAGATAAAATCGAGCCTTTTGAGCTGGCTCGAGATGTTTTGTTACCTGCGTTTACGATTCCGGAAGCATTTTTAGTTGAAGAAGATAAAACAGACGGTGGTAAAAGAGGAGAAAATGCTTACCTGAAACACCTCACTTTTGTTGGAGCTAAAAAACGCTACAAAGAAATTACCCAGGAAATTGAAGACCGGCTTAATTTTGAACTTTCGGTTATTGAAAACACCGGTTATCCGGGATATTTTTTAATTACTGAAGATTTTATTCGGGCCGCTCGTGAAATGGATGTTTCGGTAGGTCCCGGTCGGGGTTCTGCTGCCGGAAGTGTGGTAGCCTATTGCCTCTGGATCACCAATATAGACCCTTTAAAATACGATCTGCTTTTTGAGCGTTTCCTGAATCCCGATCGTGTGAGTATGCCCGATATTGATATTGATTTTGATGATGAAGGTCGAAGTCGGGTTATGGATTATGTAATTGAGAAATACGGCGCCAACCAGGTTGCGCAAATTATCACTTACGGAACCATGGCCGCCAAATCTTCAATTCGGGATACGGCTAGGGTGCTGGATCTTCCGTTAGGAGACGCCGATAGGATTTCGAAATTGATCCCTACCATGTCCAAACTCGGAAAGATTTTCGGGATGGACGAAAAGGAGCTGAAAAAGAAATTTAGAAGTGAGGATTTAGAAAAAGTAAATGAACTTTTAAATATTGCTGAAGGGGACGATCTGGAAGCCCAAACTGTAAATCAGGCGCGGGTTTTGGAAGGTTCGGTAAGGAATACCGGGATTCACGCTTGTGGGGTAATTATTACGCCAGGTGATATTACTAATTACGTACCGGTTTCGGTAGCCAAGGATTCCGATCTTTATGTAACCCAGTTTGATAACTCGGTTGTAGAAAGCGCCGGATTACTAAAAATGGACTTCTTGGGGTTAAAAACACTAACCCTTATTAAAGATACGGTTCAGATTGTAAAAGGCAGGCATAATATAGATCTGGTGCCCGATGAATTTCCGTTGGATGATGAAGAAACCTATAAACTTTTCCAACGTGGGGAAACGGTAGGGATTTTTCAATATGAATCGCCGGGAATGCAGAAGCATATGAAAGATCTTAAACCTACGGTTTTTGATGACCTTATTGCCATGAACGCCTTGTACCGCCCGGGACCGATGGAATATATCCCGAGTTTTATTGCACGTAAGCACGGGAGCGAGGAAATCGCCTATGATCTACCCGAAATGGAAGAATACCTCCAGGAAACTTATGGGATTACGGTTTACCAGGAGCAGGTGATGCTTCTTTCGCAAAAGCTGGCTGGCTTTAGTAAAGGTGAAGCCGATGTTTTGCGGAAAGCAATGGGTAAAAAAATCTTCGCCTTACTGGAACAATTAAAGCCTAAATTTTTAGATGGTGGTGAAGCAAAAGGTCATCCAAGGGATGTTTTAGAGAAGATTTGGAAAGACTGGGAGGCTTTTGCAGCTTATGCCTTTAACAAATCTCACTCTACGTGTTATGCCTGGATCGCTTACCAAACCGCCTATTTAAAAGCGCATTATCCTGCGGAATATATGGCGGCGGTGCTTTCTAATAATATGAACGACATTAAGCAGGTTACTTTCTTTATGGAGGAATGTAAACGAATGAAGCTTGATGTCCTGGGTCCAGATGTAAATGAATCTTTCTATAAGTTTTCGGTAAATAAAGATTATGCGGTTCGTTTTGGAATGGGAGCCATTAAAGGAGTAGGTTCCGGAGCGGTGGCAACTATTGTAGAAAACCGAAAAACAGAATCTGGGCCCTATAAATCTATTTTTGATATGGCGAAACGTATTGATTTACGTTCGGCTAATAAAAAAGCTTTTGAAAATCTTGCTTTAGCGGGCGGTTTCGACGGATTTGGGGATACACACCGCGCACAATATTTTCATGATGATGGCGACGGAATTACCTTTTTGGAAAAGGTGATAAAATATGCCGCAAAATTTCAGGAAAATGAGAATTCTTCCCAGGTGAGTTTGTTTGGGGAGGCTAGCGAAGTGCAAATTCCGGAACCTGTTGTGCCGCCTTGTGAAGAGTGGGGTACTATGGAGAAGTTAAGGCGCGAACGCGAAGTTGTCGGGATTTATATTTCGGGTCACCCGCTGGACGATTTTAGGTATGAAATGGATTATTTCTGTAACTCAAAATTGGGAGAATTTAATGATCTTGAGAGATGCGTAAACCGAGACCTTACTTTTGGCGGTGTGATTAGCGACGTGCAACATCGTGTTTCAAAAATGGGTAAAGGCTGGGCGATGTTTAGTGTAGAGGATTATACCGACACCTATGAATTTAGAATGTTCGGTGAGGAATACTTGAAATTCAGGCATTTTCTGGTTCCGAATTCTTTTGTGCATATCAAGATCTTTGTGAAAGAAGGCTGGACCAACAAAGAAACCGGTAAAAAGGGAGATCCAAGAATTCAGTTTAATAATATTTATTTACTGCACGACGTGATGGATCAGTTTGCGAAAAAGCTTACGATTCAACTGGATATTGCCGATCTCCACGAAGAGAAAATCAACTGGTTTAAGGATGTTTTTAGAACACATAGAGGTGATCATAAACTGAATTTTGTGGTGTATGAGATGAAAGAGCAGGTGAAATTACATATGCCGAGCAAGAAACAGAAAGTGAAAATTTCGCAAGAGCTTTTACATACTTTGGAAGATGAGCAGGTGATGTATAAGTTGAACTGA
- the trxA gene encoding thioredoxin, with translation MAIEITDANFEEQVLKSDKPVMVDFWAAWCGPCRMVGPIIEEISTEYDGKAVVGKLDVDANQEFAAKYGVRNIPTVLIFQNGEVVGRQVGVAPKNTYAEALDELL, from the coding sequence ATGGCTATTGAAATAACTGATGCGAATTTTGAAGAGCAGGTACTAAAAAGTGACAAACCTGTAATGGTAGATTTTTGGGCTGCATGGTGCGGACCGTGCAGAATGGTAGGACCAATTATTGAGGAAATTAGTACTGAATATGACGGGAAAGCCGTTGTAGGAAAACTAGATGTTGATGCAAACCAGGAGTTTGCTGCGAAATACGGAGTGAGAAATATTCCAACTGTACTTATTTTTCAAAATGGAGAAGTAGTAGGCCGCCAGGTAGGTGTTGCGCCAAAAAATACTTACGCTGAGGCTTTAGACGAATTGCTATAA
- a CDS encoding GIY-YIG nuclease family protein — MKASWVYIITSKNNTVLYTGVTSNLQKRMYEHKNKINKGFATKYNCDKLVYWSQNRDLNPAILLQNFSIAKKSIFSDHELSAKRFSYC, encoded by the coding sequence ATGAAAGCTTCTTGGGTGTATATAATTACCAGCAAAAACAATACGGTTCTTTATACCGGAGTTACTTCCAACCTTCAGAAAAGAATGTATGAGCATAAGAATAAAATAAATAAAGGGTTTGCGACGAAGTACAATTGTGATAAACTGGTTTATTGGTCTCAAAATAGGGATTTAAACCCTGCAATTTTATTGCAGAACTTTAGTATTGCGAAAAAATCCATATTTTCGGACCATGAGTTATCAGCGAAAAGGTTCTCATACTGTTAG
- a CDS encoding DUF58 domain-containing protein codes for MNLKEEIYSSAAGFTQLELLARQVVEGYISGIHKSPFHGFSAEFAEHKIYNNGESTKHIDWKLFAKTDKLYTKRYEEETNLRCHFIMDNSASMHYPEVKNFSINSLNKVGFSVLSIASIMQILKRQRDAVGLSIYSDEFEFYAPEKGSDRHQHMLLDALNKSLQKKTDHKATKTYTFLHQIAEKLKRRSLVFLFTDMFQADTEEAALFEALRHLKYNRHEVVLFHVMDKKREFDFDFENIPKRFTDVETGAEIDLYSENIRENYQKAVHKYVADLKLECAKYKINYVEADINKNFDKILTTYFIERQKFA; via the coding sequence ATGAATTTAAAAGAAGAAATATATAGTTCGGCAGCAGGGTTTACGCAGTTAGAGCTTTTGGCGAGACAGGTTGTAGAAGGTTATATTTCGGGAATTCATAAGAGTCCGTTTCACGGTTTTTCTGCGGAATTTGCCGAGCATAAGATTTACAATAATGGCGAAAGCACCAAGCATATAGACTGGAAGCTTTTTGCTAAAACCGATAAGCTCTACACAAAACGCTACGAGGAGGAAACCAATTTACGTTGTCATTTTATTATGGATAATTCGGCTTCGATGCATTATCCCGAAGTAAAGAACTTTTCGATAAACTCGCTTAATAAGGTTGGATTTTCAGTATTATCCATAGCTAGTATAATGCAAATTTTAAAGCGCCAGCGCGATGCTGTGGGTCTTAGCATATATAGCGATGAATTTGAATTCTATGCGCCTGAAAAAGGTAGCGATCGGCATCAGCATATGTTACTGGACGCGTTAAATAAAAGTCTGCAGAAGAAAACCGATCATAAAGCCACCAAAACCTATACTTTTTTACACCAGATTGCTGAAAAATTAAAACGACGTTCACTGGTGTTTTTGTTTACCGATATGTTCCAGGCAGATACCGAAGAAGCAGCACTTTTTGAAGCTTTACGGCATTTAAAATATAATCGGCACGAAGTGGTGTTGTTTCACGTAATGGATAAAAAGCGGGAATTCGATTTTGACTTTGAGAATATTCCCAAGCGATTTACCGATGTGGAAACCGGTGCAGAAATAGACCTATATTCTGAAAATATTCGAGAAAACTACCAAAAGGCGGTGCACAAGTATGTTGCAGATCTAAAATTAGAATGCGCAAAATACAAGATTAACTACGTGGAAGCCGATATTAATAAGAACTTCGATAAAATTTTGACAACCTATTTTATTGAAAGACAAAAGTTTGCCTAG
- a CDS encoding ferritin-like domain-containing protein: protein MRYSEKVSKKLNALLEKNYDAEKGYKYASENAKNPQLKAFFSERAQERYDFGHELKTEIRDFGENPDKGSSLAGDAHRTWMNLKTNFSGNKDEAALEEAIRGEKVAVDEYEDVLKDPEIPPTTANLLLKQKNGIVAALNKLKSMELEA, encoded by the coding sequence ATGAGATATTCTGAAAAAGTTTCAAAGAAATTGAATGCCTTACTTGAAAAGAATTATGATGCCGAGAAAGGTTATAAATATGCTTCTGAAAATGCTAAGAACCCACAGCTAAAAGCTTTTTTTTCTGAAAGGGCTCAGGAACGATACGATTTTGGCCACGAGCTTAAAACTGAAATCCGCGATTTCGGGGAAAACCCCGATAAAGGTTCCAGTTTAGCCGGTGATGCCCATCGCACGTGGATGAACCTAAAAACAAATTTTTCAGGAAATAAAGATGAGGCTGCGCTTGAGGAGGCAATAAGAGGAGAGAAAGTTGCCGTAGATGAGTATGAAGATGTTTTGAAAGATCCTGAAATACCACCTACTACGGCAAATTTATTATTAAAACAAAAAAATGGTATTGTGGCCGCTCTCAATAAATTAAAGAGTATGGAATTAGAAGCCTAA